From a region of the Gossypium raimondii isolate GPD5lz chromosome 10, ASM2569854v1, whole genome shotgun sequence genome:
- the LOC105777649 gene encoding transcription termination factor MTERF6, chloroplastic/mitochondrial isoform X2: MFNPSVFSRLSHDVMNNSCSRPLIALTVRFISKSSSDPSQSFVVAYLKDKLGFSPESAMAADKYLLFKTPEKPDSVLEFLQKHGFSKTQIEKIIKVRPGLLYSNAEKTLLPKLQFFQSRGVSSPELIKILFYNPKVLTRSLEKKIIPCFNQLSNLLQSDYNAVKAIKRYPFLTSCPLDVYMLPNISFLRDNGVPESNIISMFICHPRSFVVNPDTFKEIVKEVKEMGFDPLLPKFLFAVVVFRKISKPAIERKFEVYKKWGWSEKEIWEAFRLYPGVVESSEEKIAGIMDFLVNEMGFESLLLANQPFVLARSLEKRIVPRGLFAQDLLSKGLIKSFGLSALFNTSEKVFVERFVNRYEDKAAELLSLYKEKMNLAVGVIQACKSEPETEVDAWKN, encoded by the exons ATGTTCAATCCTAGTGTTTTCAGTAGACTTTCACACGATGTTATGAACAATTCCTGTTCGAGGCCATTGATAGCCCTCACTGTTAGATTCATCTCAAAATCCTCTTCAGACCCATCCCAATCTTTTGTAGTCGCTTACCTCAAAGACAAACTCGGGTTCTCACCCGAATCTGCAATGGCGGCTGATAAGTATCTCCTTTTCAAAACCCCAGAAAAGCCCGATTCGGTTCTTGAGTTCTTGCAGAAACATGGTTTCTCGAAAACCCAAATCGAAAAAATCATCAAAGTTCGGCCTGGTTTGCTCTACTCCAATGCCGAGAAAACCCTTTTGCCCAAACTCCAATTCTTCCAATCCAGAGGTGTTTCAAGCCCTGAACTTATCAAAATCCTATTTTATAACCCTAAAGTTTTAACTCGTAgcttagagaaaaaaattatcccTTGTTTCAATCAACTTAGTAATCTGCTACAATCTGATTACAATGCTGTTAAAGCTATAAAACGTTACCCATTTCTTACCTCATGCCCACTTGATGTTTATATGTTACCTAATATAAGTTTTTTGAGAGATAATGGAGTGCCTGAGTCAAACATCATATCAATGTTTATTTGTCACCCTAGGTCATTTGTAGTAAACCCTGATACGTTCAAGGAGATTGTGAAGGAAGTGAAGGAAATGGGGTTCGATCCTTTGTTGCCTAAGTTTCTTTTTGCTGTGGTTGTGTTTaggaaaattagcaaacctGCAATAGAGAGGAAGTTTGAAGTTTATAAGAAGTGGGGTTGGTCTGAAAAGGAGATTTGGGAAGCTTTTAGACTGTATCCGGGTGTTGTGGAATCGTCAGAGGAGAAGATTGCGGGGATTATGGATTTTCTTGTGAACGAAATGGGGTTCGAGTCTTTGCTCCTTGCCAATCAACCGTTTGTTTTGGCTCGGAGCTTGGAGAAGCGGATTGTTCCAAGGGGTTTGTTTGCTCAAGATTTGTTATCCAAAGGTTTGATTAAGAGCTTTGGATTGTCTGCATTGTTCAACACTTCTGAAAAGGTTTTTGTGGAGAGGTTTGTTAACCGATATGAAGACAAAGCTGCGGAGCTGTTATCATTGtacaaagaaaaaatgaatcTTGCGGTCGGAG TTATTCAAGCTTGTAAAAGTGAACCTGAAACAGAGGTTGATGCCtggaaaaattga
- the LOC105777649 gene encoding transcription termination factor MTERF6, chloroplastic/mitochondrial isoform X1, protein MFNPSVFSRLSHDVMNNSCSRPLIALTVRFISKSSSDPSQSFVVAYLKDKLGFSPESAMAADKYLLFKTPEKPDSVLEFLQKHGFSKTQIEKIIKVRPGLLYSNAEKTLLPKLQFFQSRGVSSPELIKILFYNPKVLTRSLEKKIIPCFNQLSNLLQSDYNAVKAIKRYPFLTSCPLDVYMLPNISFLRDNGVPESNIISMFICHPRSFVVNPDTFKEIVKEVKEMGFDPLLPKFLFAVVVFRKISKPAIERKFEVYKKWGWSEKEIWEAFRLYPGVVESSEEKIAGIMDFLVNEMGFESLLLANQPFVLARSLEKRIVPRGLFAQDLLSKGLIKSFGLSALFNTSEKVFVERFVNRYEDKAAELLSLYKEKMNLAVGDDCILFGEAMRESALVMKHILQEYEDSLGQCVNFEESIIFYSSNVHTRTREQISECLGVRMSQDSEKYLGLPNMVGHNKKKSF, encoded by the exons ATGTTCAATCCTAGTGTTTTCAGTAGACTTTCACACGATGTTATGAACAATTCCTGTTCGAGGCCATTGATAGCCCTCACTGTTAGATTCATCTCAAAATCCTCTTCAGACCCATCCCAATCTTTTGTAGTCGCTTACCTCAAAGACAAACTCGGGTTCTCACCCGAATCTGCAATGGCGGCTGATAAGTATCTCCTTTTCAAAACCCCAGAAAAGCCCGATTCGGTTCTTGAGTTCTTGCAGAAACATGGTTTCTCGAAAACCCAAATCGAAAAAATCATCAAAGTTCGGCCTGGTTTGCTCTACTCCAATGCCGAGAAAACCCTTTTGCCCAAACTCCAATTCTTCCAATCCAGAGGTGTTTCAAGCCCTGAACTTATCAAAATCCTATTTTATAACCCTAAAGTTTTAACTCGTAgcttagagaaaaaaattatcccTTGTTTCAATCAACTTAGTAATCTGCTACAATCTGATTACAATGCTGTTAAAGCTATAAAACGTTACCCATTTCTTACCTCATGCCCACTTGATGTTTATATGTTACCTAATATAAGTTTTTTGAGAGATAATGGAGTGCCTGAGTCAAACATCATATCAATGTTTATTTGTCACCCTAGGTCATTTGTAGTAAACCCTGATACGTTCAAGGAGATTGTGAAGGAAGTGAAGGAAATGGGGTTCGATCCTTTGTTGCCTAAGTTTCTTTTTGCTGTGGTTGTGTTTaggaaaattagcaaacctGCAATAGAGAGGAAGTTTGAAGTTTATAAGAAGTGGGGTTGGTCTGAAAAGGAGATTTGGGAAGCTTTTAGACTGTATCCGGGTGTTGTGGAATCGTCAGAGGAGAAGATTGCGGGGATTATGGATTTTCTTGTGAACGAAATGGGGTTCGAGTCTTTGCTCCTTGCCAATCAACCGTTTGTTTTGGCTCGGAGCTTGGAGAAGCGGATTGTTCCAAGGGGTTTGTTTGCTCAAGATTTGTTATCCAAAGGTTTGATTAAGAGCTTTGGATTGTCTGCATTGTTCAACACTTCTGAAAAGGTTTTTGTGGAGAGGTTTGTTAACCGATATGAAGACAAAGCTGCGGAGCTGTTATCATTGtacaaagaaaaaatgaatcTTGCGGTCGGAG ATGACTGTATCCTCTTTGGAGAAGCTATGAGGGAAAGTGCTTTGGTTATGAAACATATTTTGCAAGAGTATGAAGATTCGTTGGGACAGTGTGTTAATTTTGAGGagtctattattttttatagctCCAATGTCCATACAAGGACCAGGGAGCAGATTTCGGAGTGCTTAGGTGTTCGGATGTCTCAAGATTCGGAAAAATACTTAGGCTTACCAAATATGGTAGGGCACAATAAAAAGAAATCGTTCTAA